A region from the Pelagovum pacificum genome encodes:
- the scpB gene encoding SMC-Scp complex subunit ScpB, with the protein MSDDNREQSLFEAPPMAEQERMVEAILFASADPVSIRDLTGRMPHGCEPAEALANLRRRYEGRGVNIVRVGDLWAIRTAADLGFLMQHEVVETRKLSRAAIETLAIIAYHQPVTRAEIEEIRGVGVSRGTIDQLIELDWIRFGRRRMTPGRPVTFVVTETFLDHFALESARDLPGLKELRAAGLLDNRPVPGDATEDEESGDGDQTDMFDEE; encoded by the coding sequence ATGAGCGACGACAACCGCGAACAGAGCCTCTTCGAGGCCCCGCCGATGGCGGAGCAGGAGCGGATGGTCGAGGCCATCCTCTTCGCCTCCGCCGATCCGGTGTCGATCCGCGACCTCACCGGGCGGATGCCGCACGGCTGCGAGCCGGCGGAAGCCCTCGCCAACCTGCGCAGACGCTACGAGGGGCGGGGTGTGAACATCGTCCGGGTCGGCGATCTCTGGGCGATCCGCACCGCTGCCGACCTCGGCTTCCTGATGCAGCACGAGGTGGTCGAGACCCGCAAGCTGTCCCGCGCCGCGATCGAGACGCTGGCCATCATCGCCTATCATCAGCCCGTCACGCGCGCCGAGATCGAGGAGATCCGCGGCGTCGGCGTCTCGCGCGGCACGATCGACCAGCTGATCGAGCTCGACTGGATCCGCTTCGGCCGCCGTCGCATGACGCCGGGCCGGCCGGTGACCTTCGTCGTCACCGAGACGTTCCTCGACCATTTCGCGCTGGAAAGCGCGCGCGACCTGCCGGGGCTGAAGGAACTGCGCGCGGCGGGCCTTCTGGACAACCGTCCGGTTCCGGGCGACGCGACCGAGGACGAAGAGAGCGGCGACGGTGATCAGACGGACATGTTCGACGAGGAGTGA
- a CDS encoding MmcQ/YjbR family DNA-binding protein, with product MSRDIVNSYCATLPGAEVSDPWGGGHDAWKVGGKMFASVGAMDQGVSVKTPSIEDAQLLIEMERAVKAPYFHRSWVMLPWGLVGEDEIKERLLTSYGIIRSGLTKKAQEALGPMPEA from the coding sequence ATGAGTCGCGACATCGTCAACAGCTACTGCGCCACACTGCCCGGCGCGGAGGTTTCCGACCCGTGGGGCGGCGGCCACGATGCGTGGAAGGTTGGCGGCAAGATGTTCGCCAGCGTCGGTGCCATGGATCAGGGCGTGTCGGTCAAGACGCCGTCGATCGAGGACGCGCAACTGCTGATCGAGATGGAGCGCGCGGTGAAGGCCCCCTACTTCCATCGCTCATGGGTGATGCTTCCGTGGGGCCTCGTCGGCGAGGACGAGATAAAGGAGCGGCTACTCACGTCCTACGGCATTATCCGCTCTGGACTGACGAAGAAGGCGCAGGAGGCGCTCGGCCCGATGCCGGAGGCTTGA
- a CDS encoding DUF1697 domain-containing protein, with product MTVQVALLRAINVGGRNKVPMATLRGCAKAIGWQDVHSYIATGNLVFRAGPGDHATTLRSAVRDETGVDPDVLVMTGAELKRVLEACPFDPEDGRLAHVYFCFDDPVIDEDLLDRFRSESERLLRTGRVIYLDAPDGIGRSKLVERFDKVVTGTATTGRNLRTIRQLVAMVDAKGA from the coding sequence ATGACGGTTCAGGTGGCACTGCTCAGGGCGATCAACGTCGGCGGCCGCAACAAGGTGCCGATGGCGACACTGCGCGGCTGTGCCAAAGCAATCGGCTGGCAGGACGTGCACAGCTACATCGCCACCGGCAACCTCGTGTTTCGCGCCGGGCCGGGCGATCACGCCACCACGTTGCGCAGCGCCGTTCGGGACGAGACCGGCGTCGACCCCGACGTTCTGGTGATGACCGGGGCCGAGCTGAAGCGGGTGCTGGAGGCGTGTCCCTTCGATCCGGAGGACGGCCGACTTGCCCATGTCTACTTCTGCTTCGACGACCCGGTGATCGATGAAGACCTCCTCGACCGGTTCCGCAGCGAGAGTGAACGTCTGTTGCGGACCGGCCGGGTCATCTACCTCGACGCGCCGGACGGGATCGGGCGCAGCAAGCTGGTGGAGCGGTTCGACAAGGTGGTCACCGGGACAGCGACGACCGGGCGCAACTTGCGCACGATCCGGCAACTGGTGGCGATGGTCGACGCGAAAGGGGCCTGA
- the cysS gene encoding cysteine--tRNA ligase encodes MATIRLRNSMTRQVEDFVPIDPGNVRMYVCGPTVYDRAHLGNARSAVVFDMLNRLLIHAYGAEHVTFVRNITDVDDKINARAAETGRPIGDITAETTAWYHDDMGSLGVIRPDHEPRATEWIGAMKEMIEGLIASGHAYAAEGHVLFSVASAPDYGRLSGRSVDDMIAGARVEVAPYKRAAMDFVLWKPSGEGQPGWDSPWGRGRPGWHIECSAMAGELLGESFDIHGGGSDLMFPHHENELAQSSCAHPDGHFARYWVHNEMLQVEGKKMSKSLGNFFTVRNLLDDGVPGEVMRMVILGSQYSKPMDWTARKREDAEGALRRWRAMVEGVEAGAPDPAVVAALSDDLNTPLALSELYRLASDGDAAGLKGSAQLMGLLTDELGGWERIEAGEGVSLLIGQLIEARAEARKARDFARADAIRDGFAAAGVMVKDTADGVEWELTSGFDATKLEGLA; translated from the coding sequence ATGGCGACCATCCGACTCCGCAACAGCATGACCCGACAGGTCGAGGACTTCGTTCCGATCGACCCCGGCAACGTGCGGATGTATGTCTGCGGCCCCACCGTCTACGACCGGGCGCACCTCGGCAACGCGCGTTCCGCTGTCGTGTTCGACATGCTTAACCGGCTGCTGATCCACGCCTATGGCGCGGAGCACGTGACCTTCGTGCGCAACATCACCGACGTCGACGACAAGATCAACGCGCGCGCCGCCGAGACGGGGCGCCCGATCGGCGACATCACCGCCGAGACGACGGCTTGGTATCACGACGACATGGGGTCGCTCGGCGTCATCCGGCCCGATCATGAGCCGCGCGCGACCGAGTGGATCGGCGCGATGAAGGAGATGATCGAGGGGCTGATCGCCTCGGGCCATGCCTATGCCGCCGAGGGGCACGTTCTGTTCTCTGTCGCCAGCGCGCCGGATTACGGCCGGCTTTCGGGGCGCAGCGTCGACGACATGATCGCCGGCGCCCGGGTCGAGGTGGCGCCTTACAAGCGCGCCGCGATGGACTTCGTCTTGTGGAAGCCGTCGGGCGAGGGGCAGCCCGGCTGGGACAGCCCCTGGGGTCGCGGACGTCCGGGCTGGCATATCGAATGCTCCGCCATGGCCGGGGAACTGCTGGGCGAGAGCTTCGACATTCACGGTGGCGGCAGCGACCTGATGTTCCCGCACCACGAGAACGAGCTGGCGCAATCGAGCTGCGCCCATCCCGACGGCCATTTCGCGCGCTACTGGGTTCACAACGAGATGCTGCAGGTCGAGGGGAAGAAGATGTCGAAGTCGCTCGGCAACTTCTTCACCGTCCGCAACCTGCTGGACGACGGCGTCCCCGGCGAGGTGATGCGGATGGTGATCCTCGGCAGCCAGTATTCCAAGCCGATGGATTGGACCGCCCGCAAGCGCGAGGACGCCGAGGGTGCGTTGCGCCGCTGGCGTGCGATGGTCGAGGGTGTCGAGGCAGGTGCGCCGGATCCGGCGGTCGTCGCCGCGCTGTCGGACGATCTGAACACGCCGCTCGCGCTGTCGGAGCTCTACCGGCTCGCGTCGGACGGCGATGCGGCGGGGCTGAAAGGGTCGGCGCAGCTGATGGGCCTTCTGACCGACGAGCTTGGCGGCTGGGAGCGGATCGAGGCCGGCGAAGGCGTGTCGCTGCTGATCGGCCAGCTGATCGAGGCCCGTGCGGAAGCGCGCAAGGCCAGGGACTTCGCCCGGGCCGATGCGATCCGGGACGGTTTCGCCGCTGCCGGGGTCATGGTGAAGGACACCGCCGACGGCGTGGAGTGGGAGCTGACCTCCGGCTTCGACGCAACCAAGCTGGAGGGGCTGGCATGA
- the cimA gene encoding citramalate synthase, protein MKQRLYLYDTTLRDGQQTQGVQFSTGEKRRIAEMLDRLGVDYIEGGWPGANPTDSEFFAEVPETRARVAAFGMTKRAGRSAENDDVLAAVLNAGTGSVCLVGKTHDFHVDTALGISLEENTENIRASVAHLKAQGREALFDAEHFFDGFKANRDYALEAVHAAYDAGADWVVLCDTNGGTLPGEIAEIVGEVIASGIPGEKLGIHCHNDTETAVAGSLAAVEAGARQIQGTLNGLGERCGNANLTTLIPTLLLKEPYASRYETGVSLEALSGLRRASRQLDDILNRVPMRQAPYVGASAFAHKAGLHASAILKDPTTYEHIDPAIVGNERIVPMSNQAGQSNLRRRLEDAGLEVEKGAPALGRLLEIIKERESQGYAYDGAQASFELLARSEIGLMPDFFEVERYRVISERRRNAKGELVIVSEAVVTVALSGGEQTTSFYQNQNPTEQQDAGPVNALAVALSMDLGPYQEMISDWRLVDFKVRITNGGTEAVTRVIIDSEDDKGRRWSTVGVSANIVDASFEAMLDAVRWKLVQEGARG, encoded by the coding sequence ATGAAACAGCGGCTTTATCTCTACGACACCACGCTGCGCGACGGCCAGCAGACCCAAGGGGTCCAGTTCTCGACCGGCGAGAAGCGCCGGATCGCGGAGATGCTGGACCGGCTCGGCGTGGATTACATCGAGGGCGGCTGGCCCGGCGCCAATCCGACCGACAGCGAGTTCTTCGCCGAAGTGCCCGAGACGCGGGCCCGCGTTGCCGCCTTCGGCATGACCAAGCGGGCCGGTCGGTCGGCGGAGAACGACGACGTGCTCGCCGCCGTTCTGAACGCCGGGACCGGGTCGGTGTGTCTCGTCGGCAAGACGCATGATTTCCACGTGGATACCGCGCTCGGCATCTCGCTGGAGGAGAACACCGAGAATATCCGCGCCTCGGTCGCTCATCTCAAGGCCCAGGGCCGCGAGGCGCTGTTCGATGCGGAGCATTTCTTCGACGGCTTCAAGGCGAACCGGGATTACGCGCTGGAGGCGGTGCATGCCGCTTACGACGCCGGTGCCGACTGGGTCGTGCTCTGCGATACCAACGGTGGCACACTGCCAGGCGAGATCGCGGAGATCGTGGGCGAGGTGATCGCCAGCGGCATCCCCGGTGAGAAGCTCGGCATCCATTGTCACAACGACACCGAGACGGCCGTGGCGGGAAGCCTCGCCGCCGTGGAGGCCGGTGCGCGCCAGATCCAGGGCACGCTGAACGGACTCGGCGAGCGTTGCGGCAATGCCAATCTGACGACGCTGATCCCGACGTTGCTGCTGAAGGAGCCCTACGCCAGCCGCTACGAGACCGGCGTGAGCCTCGAGGCGCTGTCGGGCCTGCGGCGCGCGTCGCGTCAGCTCGACGATATCCTGAACCGCGTGCCAATGCGGCAGGCGCCCTATGTCGGCGCCTCGGCCTTCGCCCACAAGGCGGGGCTGCATGCGAGCGCGATCCTGAAGGACCCGACAACTTACGAACATATCGACCCGGCGATCGTAGGCAACGAGCGGATCGTGCCGATGTCCAATCAGGCCGGCCAGTCCAACCTGCGCCGCAGGCTGGAGGATGCCGGGCTCGAGGTCGAGAAGGGCGCCCCGGCACTCGGCCGGCTGCTCGAGATCATCAAGGAGCGTGAGAGCCAGGGCTATGCTTACGACGGCGCGCAGGCGAGCTTCGAGCTGCTGGCGCGGAGCGAGATCGGGCTGATGCCCGACTTCTTCGAGGTCGAGCGCTACCGCGTGATCTCCGAACGGCGGCGCAACGCGAAGGGCGAGCTGGTCATCGTGTCCGAGGCCGTGGTGACGGTCGCGCTGTCGGGCGGCGAGCAGACGACGAGCTTCTACCAGAACCAAAACCCGACGGAGCAGCAGGACGCAGGCCCGGTGAACGCGCTGGCCGTAGCGCTCTCGATGGATCTCGGCCCCTACCAGGAGATGATCTCCGACTGGCGGCTGGTGGACTTCAAGGTGCGCATCACCAACGGCGGCACCGAAGCCGTGACCCGCGTCATCATCGACAGCGAGGACGACAAGGGCCGGCGCTGGTCCACCGTGGGCGTGTCTGCGAACATAGTCGACGCGTCGTTCGAGGCGATGCTCGACGCGGTGCGCTGGAAGCTGGTGCAGGAAGGCGCGCGCGGCTGA
- a CDS encoding squalene/phytoene synthase family protein: MSLAACAGVVERGDPDRFLAAMSCPPTAREALFPLYAFNVEIARAPHVTEEPMIAEMRLQWWRDALEEISDGKPPRAHEVVGPLAELIRTRDLPVSLLDDAADARRWDIWKDPFEDEAAFEAHIGRTAGHLAWVSALALGADSDQEEAVRDGAYAGGIAAWLQAIPALEARGLKPLPDGRPEAVRALAASALERLKAVPRRLPEPATFALRPAWQAEVLLKQAMADPSRVAAGTLGQSEFRRRGSLALRAARGR; encoded by the coding sequence GTGAGCCTTGCCGCATGTGCAGGTGTCGTGGAGCGTGGCGACCCGGACCGGTTCCTTGCGGCCATGTCCTGCCCGCCGACCGCCCGGGAGGCGTTGTTCCCGCTCTACGCGTTCAACGTCGAGATCGCGCGCGCGCCGCACGTGACCGAAGAGCCGATGATCGCGGAAATGCGGCTGCAATGGTGGCGCGATGCACTGGAGGAGATCTCCGACGGCAAACCGCCACGCGCCCACGAGGTCGTCGGTCCGCTCGCCGAGCTGATCCGGACGCGGGATTTGCCCGTTTCGCTGCTCGACGATGCGGCGGATGCTCGGCGGTGGGACATCTGGAAGGACCCGTTCGAGGACGAGGCCGCCTTCGAGGCACATATCGGCCGCACCGCGGGGCACCTCGCGTGGGTCAGTGCGCTGGCACTCGGCGCCGACAGCGATCAGGAAGAGGCGGTGCGTGACGGTGCCTATGCCGGGGGCATCGCAGCCTGGCTACAGGCGATCCCGGCACTCGAGGCGCGCGGTCTGAAACCCTTGCCCGATGGCCGGCCCGAGGCCGTGCGCGCGCTTGCGGCCAGTGCGCTGGAGCGGTTGAAGGCCGTTCCGCGCCGGCTGCCAGAACCGGCAACGTTCGCGCTACGCCCTGCGTGGCAGGCGGAGGTTCTGCTGAAGCAGGCCATGGCCGATCCGTCTCGAGTGGCGGCCGGCACGCTCGGCCAGTCGGAGTTCCGCCGGCGTGGCAGCCTCGCGCTGCGGGCTGCGCGGGGGCGCTGA
- a CDS encoding MFS transporter, whose amino-acid sequence MTLPDDRLARRNVALLIAASAIIGAQMPLLFIVGGLAGGMLAGNPCFATLPITCIVFGSMTTAPWLSALMQRFGRRAGFFVGITGGACGAAISAYGLSVGSYPLFLLGSYFTGIYMSAQGFYRFAAADLASDLFRPKAISFVLAGGLVSAILGPQLNKLVMDGFAIPFLGSYLVVIGLNLFGLLLFPFLAVSKSEARSDQAEPGPPPRTRRQLLGDARIQTAMICGMVSYALMNLVMTSTPLAVVGCGFDASRASDIVSAHVLAMYVPSFFTGHLIARFGAPKIIAIGLAILAAAGAVGLAGVELTHFFGALILLGLGWNFGYIGATSMLAGSHRPEERGAAQGLNDMLVFGCVTIASLASGSLMNCAGGTPQEGWTAVNLAMAPFLCLAGAALIRLALRPRQPA is encoded by the coding sequence ATGACACTCCCTGATGACCGACTCGCCCGGCGCAACGTCGCGCTTCTGATCGCGGCGAGCGCGATCATCGGGGCGCAGATGCCGCTGCTCTTCATCGTCGGCGGACTGGCCGGCGGGATGCTCGCCGGCAATCCCTGTTTCGCCACGCTACCGATCACTTGCATCGTGTTCGGGTCGATGACGACCGCGCCGTGGCTCTCGGCCCTGATGCAGCGGTTCGGGCGCCGCGCGGGGTTCTTCGTCGGCATCACTGGCGGGGCCTGCGGCGCGGCGATCTCGGCCTATGGATTGTCGGTCGGATCCTATCCGCTGTTTCTGCTCGGCAGCTACTTCACCGGCATCTACATGTCCGCGCAGGGCTTCTACCGCTTCGCCGCCGCCGACCTGGCCTCCGATCTGTTCCGGCCCAAGGCGATCTCCTTCGTGCTGGCCGGCGGGCTCGTCTCGGCGATCCTGGGGCCGCAGCTCAACAAGCTGGTCATGGACGGCTTCGCGATCCCCTTCCTCGGCAGCTACCTCGTGGTGATCGGGCTGAACCTCTTCGGTTTGCTCCTGTTCCCCTTCCTCGCCGTGTCGAAATCCGAAGCCCGGAGCGATCAGGCGGAGCCGGGCCCACCGCCTCGGACGCGCCGCCAGTTGCTCGGCGACGCGCGGATCCAGACGGCGATGATCTGCGGAATGGTCAGCTACGCGCTGATGAACCTCGTGATGACCTCGACTCCGCTGGCAGTGGTCGGCTGCGGCTTCGACGCGTCGCGGGCAAGCGATATCGTCTCGGCCCACGTGCTGGCGATGTATGTCCCGTCGTTCTTTACGGGTCACCTGATCGCCCGCTTCGGGGCGCCGAAGATCATCGCCATCGGCCTCGCCATTCTCGCCGCGGCCGGGGCGGTTGGACTGGCGGGGGTGGAGCTCACCCACTTCTTCGGCGCGCTCATCCTGCTCGGGCTCGGCTGGAATTTCGGCTACATCGGTGCGACCTCGATGCTCGCCGGCAGCCACCGCCCCGAGGAGCGCGGCGCGGCGCAAGGCCTCAACGACATGCTCGTTTTCGGTTGCGTGACGATCGCGTCGCTGGCTTCCGGCAGCCTGATGAACTGCGCCGGCGGCACGCCGCAGGAGGGCTGGACCGCGGTCAATCTCGCGATGGCGCCGTTCCTCTGCCTGGCCGGCGCCGCGCTGATCCGCCTCGCCCTGCGGCCGCGTCAGCCGGCCTGA